gtgaagtgtgaagtctgctaggaagggatgaagggacagagttgtaaagaggtgagagctgatgcctcagccctcctcctctctttagagagggtttttttcaatttcacatagatggcttctttgattcctctttcataccatctgtcctccctgtctaggatttggacattattatcctcaaaggaatggcCACTGTCTTTGGGTTGAAGGTGAACttctgagtcttgtcctgaggaggtggctctcctgtgctgtgccatccttctgtgtagtggttgtttggtttcaccagtacagagatcagagcattcctcactgcactgaactgcatagattacattgctctgtctgtcccagggagttttgtccttggggtggaccagtttttgtgtactgggatctgatgtgcaTTGAAAATCCTTCTCAGTTTCTCAGAAACTCCTGATATATATGGGATGACAACGTTTTTCCTGCGTGACTGGTCCTGTTCTGGTTGGGCcgtctgctgttctttcctttTGCCCGCTTTCACCAGGGCCCAGTTTGGGTAGCCACAAgttctgagagctgtgtttacttgtttttgctccttggttctaccttctgtctctgtgggtattgtttgtgcccggtgttgtagggtcctgatgacccCCAGCTTatgctccagtgggtggtgtgagtcAAAAAGATATTGATCATAGATATTGATCAGTGTGGGGTTGGTTTCCTGTAGACCTCAATGCTTAGGCCCTGTCTTTCTTCGGTCCTTTTACATCCCACTCCTTTTGAGCTACCCTCTTTCTTTGAATGCTGCCCTGTACTTCCTCATTCCGCCACATGTCCTTATCTTCTTTCCTCCATCCAGGTGACACACCTAGCATCTTCCTACCTGTCTCCCTGATCACCTGTGCTCTAGTTGCCCAGTCATCTGGAAGCTCTGCCTGAGAGGTGCAAAACTGAGGTGCACCCACCTTCAGCTAATTTACCACATTGTTTCTACAATACTAGAAAtaaaacacgcacacaccttTCTGTTACAGCTCgatcatttattttcagtttagATTAtgtaacagctgtgtgtgtgtgtatctgtgtgcgtgtgtttatcCTTGTTCATCAGAGTAGAATGTGAGCTCAATCCAATTAAACCACCtcacatggagagagagagagaccaaacTAAACATTTAAACCTTAAAACCAAATAAATTGTCAGTCAGATTCTTAATCTCACTCTTAAAAAGGGAGATGCGCTTTGCAAATTAGAATTACAGGCTAACTGGTCTTTTGCAGGATATGAAGTCATTcttaagtttttgtttttcttccccaAACTCAGTAACACTGCATCCATTTCCATTCTACAAACAAATGGTACGGCCGGCCGACAAGCACGGTTAGCCCTGGGAGTACAGAAAGGGGACATGGAGCTACATTAGTGGCATAGCTGAGCTCTCAATATGAGAAAGCTGACACACTTGGACTTGGTCTCTCATTTCATATTGTTCATAATAAAAACTGATTCAGTCTTATTTTCTTCATTtgatgtgattatttttttttcctgcgtCTTCCCTCCTTGTTCTCTTCAGCATAGTTGTGTGTAAAGAGAGAGTAGCTGTTTGGGTCGGCTCTAGCAGCGTTTCTCCTCTGGTAACGAGTGGAAGAACTCCATGCATGCTGCTGGCGGTGCATTTAGTCCTTTTCTGGCACCAGCTTCAGCACCTTACCAATAGCAATAGTTTTGCCTGGTGATGTGTGGACAGAAGCATCGTCAGAAAAAACAAACCGCACGCTGCACAAATGTTTTGTCTTGTTGTGAATTCTCACACCGTCCTTACCTTCATCTCGCAGAGTGAATCGTCCCATCTGAGGGAAGTCCTTGAAGGTCTCTAAGCAGATGACCCCGGCAGCCCGGAGCCTGGCGATACACACCTGGTCCTGCTTAACGAAGCGTGGTCGTGTTTTGCTTTTCTCCCCCGTCTTCTTGTCCACCAAACAGATTAAGGCCTGTGGTCATAATTGAAGGAGTTTAACCACATTTGATCTGGCCAGGAGGTGAGTAAAGCAGCTACTAACATATAGAGTGAGTTACTTACTGTGATTTGCACTTCTTCAATGCAGGTGTGGATGTGAAGGACTGCATTGTACCCAGGACAAATGATTGATTTGTGCTCAATGATGACAATCTGGAACAGATGGACATATTTCAGAATCACAATATGAAACAGTGGCTCCAATGATTGGATCTGTTTTAACCCTATTTAGGCCAGAAGTATATTATacttaaatgtatatatatatatcatatagaaaaacacagaagagaTTATTGGATGTATTTTTCCCTTATTTCATACCCAGTGCAttagaaatgaagaaaaaatgaTTAATCATGACTAAAATAAATCTTCACTTTTGATCAACTAAACATCAAACAGACTGCATTTTAACCCTGCAGCCATCCCACCCACAAAAACCCTGCTTGGACAGACCTTAACCCCAATcattttgttgctgttgctaTGCCAACCTACAAAAGGATGCAAttagttttatgttttatttgagAGCAGTACACAGAGACATCTTAGGTTGAATAGAGAAGCATGTAATGAGTTTGTAATTAAAAGGAAGATCTGTAATGTGCTGACTGGGACCGTGTGTCTCTACCTGTGCATCAAAGGTGCGACCGGAGTGGCAGAGGTTGTCAGGACTGCAGAGGATAAATCCAGGCAggatctcctcttcctctatgCCCTTCAGCCTCAGCTTGAGGTTCTCCCCAGGACATGCATCGTCCGTTTCCACGTCATCGCTCAGCAGGCTCAAAACCTCCACTGtgtgctgcaacacacacacacaaagctataTGTGACTAGTGTAAACAAAGCCACTGAAATATGATACATGACTTGTGCTGGAGCTGAAACTGAATATTTGTGGTGACGGGATCTTCTTTCAATCTAAGCTGCAGAACATTCCATACAAGAATGAGGACTTCAAATTATTTCAAGTAGGCAATTTATGGGTCCCTTGTGCCAAGGAACAAAGTCATACAGAGGAGAGCTCACCCTGTTTGGCATCATGACCAGCTGCTGGGCTTTACTGATAGATCCAGACTCCAGCTTCCCAAGGATTACTGTGCCCatatcctgcacacacaaacaccaaataGCCATTCATTACATTACTTACAGAGAAAATAACTGTCTCTTTAATAAATGAGCTTAAAACGACAGGTTACAGTGACGTTTTTGTCTTTCCTTTATAATACCTTAGCATCATCATATGCATTACCAGCTTATTACAACACACTCCAttcatgtctgctgctgctgctgctgctaggcTAATGttggtgtttttctttccagaaaaataaattgttttatCCAGAGCTCTGTGGCCCTGATGTGTCAAAGTCTTGTGTGGTTGACCATTAGCATGCAGTTAATCAAACTCTAATCCCCTTACATCAGTAGAACACCAGTTTCAGCTACTTAGTCGCATAACTGCTACATAAGACTGTTATGCAATCACAAGGAGGCAACAGGATAAAAGGAGAAGATGACATACGAAGACTTACAGCACATTGTGAACTCCTTCCAACAAACCCAACATGAGATCCAAGAAGCTGAATTATATTAAAGAGAAATTACTATGCAGaggctgcagagtgtgtgtgtgtgtgtgtgagagagagagagagagagagagagagtgtgtgtgtgtgtgtgtgtgagagagtgtgtgttctttgaAAACCACCAAACATGAAGGAAAATTACAAACTGAGCAGAGAAGCATAAAGATTTTGGCCAAGTGAGCATAAaccaaagactttttttttttacacccacTCATCCGCTGAATTTGGTGCAGCACAAAAGACAAGCTgccacacatttctgtttttctctcatgACAGAGAGAATCACAGGCCTCAAGCTGCTCACCTTGTATTTGTCTACAATGGGTAGTCTGACAGGTCCGTCGCTGGATCTGGTGAAGTTTGGCAAACTGTCCAGGTGGGAAATAAATGGCAAACCCCTGGTAAAGGGAAAACAATAtgatttcattttctctttactatttaaaaaacaacctTTTTGATTGCATTTGTTAAGTATAACAGCAAAATGGAGTGGTAACATGTTCACAAAGCTGACTTACGTGTACCAGGGGCATTCAGTTACAGGGTCCTTGAGGTTGGCACCTGTGAGTCCAGAGCAAGGCATAAAGTGGATGTCCTTCTTCGGGTTGAAGCCCACCTTCTTTAGAAAAGGCACCAGCTTCTCCTTACACTCCTCATACCTGTCAGAAGGTAAAGATGGGACTATCCGTGTTAAAACACCCTACTTACTTGTATAAACTGgctgtttttatctgttttaaATCACCTTTCTAGGCTCCAGTTGACAGTGGGGTCATCCATCTTATTGATCAGCACAATGAGGTGTTTAACTCCTGCTGTTTTAGCCAGCATGGCGTGTTCCCGTGTCTGTCCACCCTTCTCAAATCCTGTTTCAAACTCGCCCTTTCTTGCTGAAATCACCTAAAACACACCAATAACGTGGGGAAATGTAACTTTGCCATCTagtgacagacttttcattaaATGAACACGACTTCTGGCCTCACCAGGACTGCCAGGTCTGCTTGTGACGCCCCACCAATCATATTGGGGACAAAACTCTTGTGTCCAGGAGCGTCCAGGATGGTGAAATGTTTTTTCTCAGTCTCAAAGTAAGCTCTCCCGACTTCCACCGTCTTCCCTTTGTCTCTTTCCTCCTGGTTTGTGTCCAGAGCCCATGACAGGTACCTGCGTCacccatatttatttattagttttacttttgttttacGATTTCTGCGAGAAAAAAATGTCTCTCACCATGTCTCCCTGTTCTTCTCTTTAGCTTCTCTTTCATATTTTTCCAGGGTTCTCTTGTCCACCATTCCAGTTAAGTACCTAACAAGGAGGACAATGAGGAGCTGACATTGTTCAAGAGAAATCTAAATTCTTTCGTTGTCCAACCCTGCAGCTCTCCGatcaacataaaataaattacTCACATGATTTGTCCTCCGATGGTTGATTTGCCAGCAtctaatgcagaaaaaaaaaatcaatattatatgatacatttaataatatttttataaatacaatataaacaAATCAGACACACCTACGTGACCGATGAAGACGACATTCACATGTTCTTTCTTGGGGGCGTCCGGTGGCGCCGGAGCCACTTTGGGCATGggcatctcctcctcttcctcctccatcatctcctcatcctccttacTTGGGGCGCCCCCTTCCTCGCATGCTCCACCCATGCCCAGGTCCTCCTGTCCTCCGCCTCCTTCACCTCCCCCTGGCTCCTCCTTCTGCTCccatgtttcctcctctgtggtcaTGTCTGCCTCCGTGCCTCCATTCTCCACAGGAGCTGAGAACACACGTGTAATATTTAGTTCTAAATAGTTCAGATTGTTAAGattcattaatttttttttgctaatcTATTGATTGTAGGGAAAAGCTGCTGCTCCAAACCTCAACAGCTACTATCACACCTGTTCAATGTGTGGTTTTCAAATAATCTAGAACGCAGTTTAATGTTTCATGCTGTGTGGTCTGCTAGTCCAGTTCACTTGTTAAGAACACTATCAAGCAAATAATTGGTAAGCAAATCAGTGCAACTCTGTGACAACAGTACATTCAAATCTGCTGAGCTGAGCAGAGGAAACATCTTCCCATGGCAACACACAAATAATCCTCCCATTTCTGTCACTATGGAATTATGCAGCCCAGCAGTCATGTACAATGCCCATTTTCTTTTCAACCCTGATCATTTGTAATCAGCCCGTGACAAGCTTCTACTGGCAACTCAGATTCAGCCGTTCCTGCCTTCACTTTGTCGCCAAGCTGCACAGTTCATCTTTAGAGATATTGAAGTGTACAAATGACAACAAGTTTAATTGTGAATATAGCTGTAAGACCACTGACAGGTTACTTCAGACCACACTGTGCTGCTCAACTGTTTCTTAACTATATGTGACtggctccagctgctgcagagctctgcttctctaaaaaaaaaacacacaaacaccatcagTTCTCTGTAACTTGAGCATCTAAAGGTCCTGCCAAACATGTGAAAGTTCCTGACTCATGCATATTCAAACTAACCAGCATATTAAGTGACTATTTTTCCTTCAGTAACCAAATATGCTCACGTTACTCTACCACCACACAGCAGCCCAGGGCCTCGGACATGCAGCACTTGACACATATCACACTATGTGCCAATGGGCTGTCTATTTTAGGCAGGCACATGCGAGGTTGCATCATATTCTAGTACGGCCGTGCACATGGTTTTACCAATGCCAGAAACCCAAATATGGTTCAGCAAAGTGAAACTACTGTACAAAGCAAGGCTTGAGCACGCTTAAATGGACTGCGTGAGGTCTGCTCTGAGATTACAAATCTGGCAAATGTGTACACCTGAGCCTCTAACCACGCCTGTGCTCAGGTAACAAGCTGTCTGACAGCCAGGTTTGTAACTTGATAGCCGGGTCATGCAGTATATAATGGATGCATACCGACTGTTTCGGCCACTTCCATGCTGGCAACTGGATCAGTGGTACCTGTaagcaaagaaaacaaggaATGTCAAActttcataaatatttattagtaATGAATAGTCACGTCTGTCGTTTATTGTGGCTGttacagtgttttaaatgaGCTATTACACTATTACCACACATGAGTAACACTTCAGCCGACTTGTTGATTAGTTAGTGAGATGCAAtaactgtgacagcagcaggagtgaGCGAGTTGCAGACAGGAAGGCTAACTTAGCTGGATTAGCAAGCAAGCTAGCAAGTTAAGCTAACTTCCAGCCAGCTGTCTGGCATGAACATACCGTCTGAAGCCGGCATTTCCGCGGTGCTGGCTTGAAGGAAACTTGGTACAAACACCGGGGCGTTAACGTTGGGGACAAACGGCTTGGCGTTAACGTTGAGGGCGGCGAAAGCAGTAGGGAGCGCCGCGGCGGCAGCCGGGGCCTCGgcatcctcctccagctcccacGAATCCGGGGCTGTGTCTCTCGGGTCCATCGGTGCGTTTTTCCAGAGTTGACAAGCTGTCTACCCCCGGGCAGAGTGGGTGGTACTTGTGGTTCAGTCAAAACGCGTGTAGTTGCTGGTGTGTTTCAGACTCTTAGCAGCACGTTTGGTGAAGTTCCCATTGCTTTGTTAAGCCTTGCTTTGACAAGCATATGGATCCCGTAGCTGACGAGAAGtgtacagcagctgcagtcccTGTGTGCGCCGCTAGAGGCCATCATCGGACTGCTGTTTACCTGCAGACTTGCACTGCTGTCTGTGGAACTACAAATACAACAGTCACTTTGTGATAGTTTTTAATTTTAGCCCTTTTGAAAGAGGGAAACAACCACACTGGGATAATAAATAGAATACATAAATGTAAAGTATTGAACGCAATGACTATATGTCACAATAAATAACTTGACAGGTGAACAAGTGATAATAAATAAGTCTCATATCTTCCTTTCTTCACTCCTTGGCGTCAGTAATCCCTCCAGCAGAGATGGCAAAGGTGGCTTCATTCTCAGGCATATCAGGGCTAAATGCAATCACACAAAGATAGATGAGTGTAGTAGATCTATACCACTCACTAAATGTTCTCCAACTTAACACTCAAAGgaatacatttttattcaaatgtacaaaaaaaggcTGTTTACTGCTGTCTACTAAACAGCATAGAATTAGGAAGAACATAGAAACAACAATGAGAAAACACAAATTTGCTAAGTACCTGTCAAATATCTTTGCAATCCTCATCTCTGCACGGCCTTTCCTTAGGCTGATCCGTGTGGTGGAGGCATGGGCCAGGATGTGGCCGCCGATGGGCTTTTTGGGATCAGCTTGAAATCTGGAAtggtaaaagaaaaacaacattttgttgCATGTCtaacttttttttcataatgagGAAATATATTGCTATATCTTACGTCATTCCTGCTCCAGGATCAGCTGTCATTTGATTGgtgacaaacacagcaacattgtACTCTAAGAAAAAGCagataaaatatgaaaaaacatagacaacagcatgaaatatatcaAGAGAAAATTCATCTTTTCTCTATCAAGACCTTCAGAGATCTTTTGCAGTCTTGAAAGCATCTGGGCCAGTTTCTGCTGCCGCTCAGCTAGTTCTCCTCGACCAGAGAAATCCACTCTAAATAGAGCCATGATGGAGTCGATGATCTAACAGAGAAGAGCAAGCAAGAAGAGTGAGGGGATGGAGGTCATTACTCAAAAGTTTTCACAGAGTCTCACAACAGAGAACACACAAATTAGAAACTGTTGTTACTTACCAACAGTTTGAACACTCCTCCTTCCTCATGAAATTTGGCTGCTACAAAGTCCAACAGCTCCATCTGGTGTTCACCTGCAGAAGAGGCAGAAACAttcaataataaaagaaaatgactTGTTTCTTCCACCCCTACATGAACTGTAGTGTATGGACGCACTAGTATAGGCTCGGGCGTAAAGCACGTTGTCCAGCACAGCATCATGATCCAGATTAAACCTGTCAGCGatgtctctcagtctgtcagggCGACTGGAATCAGGCAGGCATGAGTCATGGAAAATGCACAAGAGACTAGTAGACAAGCAGAGcataaataaagtgaaatgtCAGTAAATTCTCAGATAGAGGAAACATCAGATTCACAACATGAACCGGCCTGCACATGCAGCCATTTTAAGGATACAAGGTGTTCTCTGTGTCAATGAAGATGACTTTGCCTCCGGTGTATCCGTCCTCACCTGGCAGCTGAGCAGTCACTGGACAAAACCAACGCACATTGTATAATGATTCAATGTCATCACTTCATCACATCACATCTTTGGGGTCCTTACTCACCACAAAGAGTGTGAGACAGCTGGGTTTTTCCTGTACGGAACTCTAAAGGATGAAATAATGCAGCAAACTGAGCAGGatttaataataaacatgtaGTGTAATGCAAGCCTGCAACAACGTGAAGACATCACATGGCAAGACCATGTCTCCTCACCTCCAAAGGCCTCAGTGATGGCCATACTCTCTATACCTCCACCCAGCAGTTTGCTGCAAAGACACCATTCACAGGCACATGTAAAACAGCTGCACAGTCTGCTTCAAATCTCATCACATTGTAATAATATCAGTCTGATAGAGATTAAATCTTAACTCAAACTCCTGGCTGCCAGTTGTGATGTGGAACACCTGCTTCCTCTTTGCACTGTACTCGAATGCCGTCTGGAAACCGACACTCTACAATGTAAAAGAGATCCATCTAAAGCATCTGCTTTGTATATCAGCGTATTGACCACTTTTCTGAAACGGTTTGTTTCGCACCAGCATTTTTCCAGCAGCTTCCTTGATTTTTTCAACTTTAGCCTCTGACAGGCCCTTGATATTGCACAGAGCTTTGCGTGTAGTCATCTGGATCCCCTTCACGGTGCAGATGCCCACTGACTTCAGCTTTTTGATATCTGCCGCATTCTTTGGTCATGGATGGCAGAGATGGTCAGAGAGACAAATACTTTTGTGATCTGATCAGTGTGTTTGAGCCAAGCTGTTTACTCACAATCCCGTGCTTCTGTAGGAGATCAATGTCTTGGAAGAATGACTCCTGTTAAATTCAAAGAGACAAAGAATCTACATGAGGGATCTGCTATTGAGTAACCTTGTTTATTGAGGGGTAAAATATGACCTCAAACAataatatattgttatattataatatataataatgctTGTACATAAACATTCAATCTGTGGCTTTTCCTCTGAGGGAATTCCTAGCTGTGGAAGGCTAATGTGATTTTACATTAGCCTTACGAATTCAGGTATTATTGAAATAAATAGCAATAACTCACCTCATCATCCTGGAAACCAGTATCATCTTCAACAACCTGGTCCtctgctgttttcattttcatggcTAAATCGCTTCAGCTTTAAAGAAAGTGGTGTTTTTAATCAGATCTTTAACTGAGGCAGCAAAAGTTAGCTAACACAACTGTTAGCTAACTCTGTACTGGCAcataacacacaaaatacagaCTGAAATACAAATTAgctaacatttaaaaaactacCATAAACTACCACAATATAACAAAATTACcagtaaataaatgtgtttatatatatttttttaggatctctgttgtttaaaaaaaaaaacttactgcGGCCGAGGGCGGGAATTTCGGAAAATAGATGTGTTCAGGTGCAGTCGGCAATTCTACATTCCCAGTTAAACCGAACGTGGCCAACCGGAATGTTTGGTGTTACTTTGTTTGCCGACAGCAgcgtttattgttgtttaattAGCGAACATCAGttaattaataaaacattttattacaaaaCAATTAGTTCATGCTCTTGCCTTTAAGGAAAATCCTATTTTTTCGACCCTGTGTTGTAAGATACAAAACGAGCCGTGAATGTCACATTAAATGTGAGCACTTCTGGGGGAACCACATTGGTCGCCATTTATAATAAATTCTCTTATAATTAAATGCATTAATGCATTATGAGTGGTTGCTTAAATTGGTATATATTAATCAGAGTATTTGATGAAACAAAGGTATTCCGTTTGAtttggtgttttatttatttttttccagtcatggtgaaaaaaaacagaggacgTGGATTTACATAGTGGCCATAAATGAATGTAATTTGTCCCATGAATgacaacagggaaaaaaaataacattgtccATGTGCATGTCCAAAGTTGTCATAACCCATCAGACCTGCCTGTGACATATTCTACTTTAATTCTCCACTTGGATG
This window of the Parambassis ranga chromosome 6, fParRan2.1, whole genome shotgun sequence genome carries:
- the gspt1 gene encoding eukaryotic peptide chain release factor GTP-binding subunit ERF3A; translated protein: MDPRDTAPDSWELEEDAEAPAAAAALPTAFAALNVNAKPFVPNVNAPVFVPSFLQASTAEMPASDGTTDPVASMEVAETVAPVENGGTEADMTTEEETWEQKEEPGGGEGGGGQEDLGMGGACEEGGAPSKEDEEMMEEEEEEMPMPKVAPAPPDAPKKEHVNVVFIGHVDAGKSTIGGQIMYLTGMVDKRTLEKYEREAKEKNRETWYLSWALDTNQEERDKGKTVEVGRAYFETEKKHFTILDAPGHKSFVPNMIGGASQADLAVLVISARKGEFETGFEKGGQTREHAMLAKTAGVKHLIVLINKMDDPTVNWSLERYEECKEKLVPFLKKVGFNPKKDIHFMPCSGLTGANLKDPVTECPWYTGLPFISHLDSLPNFTRSSDGPVRLPIVDKYKDMGTVILGKLESGSISKAQQLVMMPNRHTVEVLSLLSDDVETDDACPGENLKLRLKGIEEEEILPGFILCSPDNLCHSGRTFDAQIVIIEHKSIICPGYNAVLHIHTCIEEVQITALICLVDKKTGEKSKTRPRFVKQDQVCIARLRAAGVICLETFKDFPQMGRFTLRDEGKTIAIGKVLKLVPEKD
- the dmc1 gene encoding meiotic recombination protein DMC1/LIM15 homolog, giving the protein MKTAEDQVVEDDTGFQDDEESFFQDIDLLQKHGINAADIKKLKSVGICTVKGIQMTTRKALCNIKGLSEAKVEKIKEAAGKMLSVGFQTAFEYSAKRKQVFHITTGSQEFDKLLGGGIESMAITEAFGEFRTGKTQLSHTLCVTAQLPGEDGYTGGKVIFIDTENTFRPDRLRDIADRFNLDHDAVLDNVLYARAYTSEHQMELLDFVAAKFHEEGGVFKLLIIDSIMALFRVDFSGRGELAERQQKLAQMLSRLQKISEEYNVAVFVTNQMTADPGAGMTFQADPKKPIGGHILAHASTTRISLRKGRAEMRIAKIFDSPDMPENEATFAISAGGITDAKE